In a genomic window of Brassica rapa cultivar Chiifu-401-42 chromosome A10, CAAS_Brap_v3.01, whole genome shotgun sequence:
- the LOC103846194 gene encoding uncharacterized protein LOC103846194, with protein MVDTNNCLAKVFRRVRDRYEANSEEDFTISLISDKGKGKQYDLPQSSEVVGLIVGEMADTICERDIVVKFQSTNLTEIRDDHPLYMSLQYPLLFPYGEYGFNTEIPLHLEEGSSRTRKFVSIRQFYASQIQTRLKEGMTLIKSGRLLHQYVVDVYSSIEEDRLRWHRLNQDVLRAELYSNVCDAVGKGDTDARTVGKRFILPPSFTGGPRYLIEKYHDAMAICRQFGNPDLFITMTANPNWKEIKDHLAAYGGDSPNDRPDIECRVFKMKLDQLLDDFKKGTFFAPYTAALHRIEFQKRGLPHAHILLWFGDHSRTPSPEEIDKIISAELPDKQKDPEAYELVAKHMIHGPCGLDRPRSPCMENHVCAKKFPRPFTESTSIDKSGYIIYRRRKNENAKVLKDGILLDNASVIPYNIEILKKYAAHINVEWCNRTSAIKYLFKYITKGVDRATVLVEKGPDPPTSENGSDPQTSEKGKEKVKKARNEIKEYQDCRYLSACESMWRTFAYSIHKRQPSVMKLVIHLEGEHNITIKDTDNLGRVIQKPGIEKTMFTEWMVLCRTSAFARTLTYVQIPEFFTWNNSSKVWSERKRGTSIGRVVTVHPASGDRYYLRILINKVKGPRSYTELRTFNGVTYPDFKSTCCARGLLANDAEWHESMAELNTWGTPSQLREMFVTLLIYCHVANPKELWDKCWKTLSEDILYKKRKEFKHPQLEIDDAKLEQYTLLELEKALRNQEHTLTDFPGMPTPDPLLLKELGNTLWQQELQYNVAEEKSRHDTQYTLLNREQLDVYQAIIESTQEDYGKLFFVYGAGGTGKTFLYQTIISRLRSEKKIVLPVASSGIAALLLPGGRTAHSRFNIPIDLKATSTCHITPGTMLAELIEKAALIIWDEAPMTHRHAFEALDKSLRDILSLHDPKAKTLPFGGKTVLLGGDFRQILPVIPQGTRAEIVSASISHSYLWGSCHKFTLQKNMRLSEDEKEFSNYVLRVGDGNPLPTEVNEFDEDEEDQLISIDRTLVEEVSSDPHKQILEATYGRTDQWKGTKQDYTERAILTPRNETVDEINEYMISEADGVSKEYLSSDSFGIIDTDSANNETLYPVEYLNSLSFPGLPAHKLTLKVGAPFMLLRNLNQKKGLCNGTRLIVTYLGDRVIRGEIVTGSHIGHKVDLPRIILSESVTKHPFTLERRQFPIRLCYAMTINKSQGQSLKGVVLYLSKPVFTHGQLYVGLSRVTTKSGLKIIQGKDQKIGRVKNIVYKEIYNGLPESISDDHPEQASRNLQQLSIP; from the exons ATGGTGGATACCAACAATTGCCTTGCAAAAGTTTTTAGGAGGGTTCGAGATCGGTACGAGGCAAACTCTGAGGAAGATTTTACAATCAGTCTCATATCTGATAAAGGGAAAGGCAAACAATATGACTTACCCCAATCATCTGAGGTTGTTGGACTAATTGTCGGCGAAATGGCAGACACTATATGTGAGAGAGATATAGTCGTCAAGTTTCAGTCAACTAATTTGACGGAGATACGAGATGATCATCCCCTATACATGAGCCTCCAGTACCCACTTCTGTTTCCTTATGGTGAGTATGGTTTCAATACCGAAATCCCGTTGCATTTAGAGGAAGGAAGCTCGAGGACAAGAAAATTTGTCAGTATACGGCAATTTTATGCCTCTCAAATACAAACTCGGTTAAAAGAAGGAATGACACTCATTAAGTCTGGGCGCCTCCTCCACCAATATGTGGTCGATGTATATTCTTCAATCGAGGAAGATCGTCTTCGATGGCATAGGCTCAATCAAGACGTTCTGAGGGCTGAATTATACAGTAATGTTTGTGATGCAGTCGGAAAAGGTGACACCGATGCAAGGACGGTTGGTAAGAGGTTTATTCTACCACCGAGTTTTACTGGTGGGCCCCGTTATCTGATTGAGAAATATCATGACGCAATGGCCATATGCAGACAGTTTGGGAATCCAGATTTGTTCATCACCATGACGGCAAACCCAAATTGGAAAGAGATAAAAGACCATCTAGCAGCATACGGCGGTGATAGCCCGAATGACAGACCAGACATTGAGTGCCGAGTTTTCAAAATGAAACTAGACCAGCTGCTAGATGATTTTAAGAAGGGTACATTCTTCGCCCCATACACCGCAG CTCTTCATAGGATTGAGTTCCAAAAAAGAGGTCTTCCCCACGCACATATTTTGTTGTGGTTTGGAGACCACTCTAGGACACCCAGCCCAGAAGAAATCGACAAGATTAtttcggccgagcttccggacAAACAGAAAGACCCCGAAGCCTATGAATTGGTTGCAAAGCACATGATCCATGGGCCATGTGGACTCGATAGACCTCGATCACCATGTATGGAGAATCATGTATGTGCGAAGAAATTTCCCCGCCCATTTACTGAGTCTACATCAATTGATAAGTCTGGGTACATAATATATCGTCGCCGGAAAAACGAAAATGCAAAAGTTTTAAAGGATGGAATTCTTCTAGACAATGCTTCGGTCATCCCTTATAACATAGAAATCCTGAAGAAGTATGCAGCTCATATAAACGTGGAATGGTGCAATCGGACATCCGCTATCAAATACCTTTTCAAATACATCACAAAAGGAGTCGACAGGGCGACAGTTCTGGTTGAGAAAGGCCCCGACCCACCGACATCCGAGAATGGAAGCGACCCCCAGACATCCGAGAAAGGCAAGGAAAAGGTCAAGAAAGCAAGGAATGAGATAAAAGAGTATCAGGACTGTCGATACTTATCCGCTTGCGAATCCATGTGGAGGACTTTCGCTTATTCTATACATAAACGCCAACCATCCGTCATGAAGTTGGTTATCCATCTGGAAGGTGAACATAATATCACTATCAAAGATACAGATAACCTAGGAAGAGTTATACAGAAGCCAGGCATCGAAAAGACTATGTTCACCGAGTGGATGGTTCTGTGCAGAACATCCGCGTTCGCACGCACCTTAACGTATGTCCAGATTCCTGAGTTCTTCACATGGAACAATAGCTCAAAAGTCTGGTCAGAGCGAAAGAGAGGCACTTCAATTGGTCGGGTTGTTACTGTACATCCCGCTTCAGGGGATCGATACTATTTGAGGATACTGATAAACAAAGTGAAGGGCCCGAGAAGTTACACAGAGCTTAGAACTTTCAACGGTGTCACATATCCCGATTTCAAAAGCACCTGCTGCGCACGAGGTCTTCTCGCTAACGATGCTGAATGGCACGAAAGTATGGCCGAACTCAACACATGGGGTACACCTTCTCAGCTAAGAGAAATGTTTGTCACGTTACTTATCTACTGTCATGTTGCTAACCCTAAGGAATTGTGGGATAAGTGCTGGAAAACCCTGAGTGAGGACATCCTCTACAAGAAACGTAAGGAATTCAAACACCCGCAGCTAGAAATAGATGATGCTAAGCTCGAGCAGTATACATTACTTGAACTCGAGAAGGCTTTGCGGAACCAAGAACACACCCTTACTGATTTTCCAGGAATGCCTACTCCTGATCCTCTCCTACTTAAAGAGCTAGGTAATACTTTGTGGCAGCAAGAGCTACAGTATAATGTCGCCGAGGAGAAAAGTAGACATGACACCCAGTACACGTTGCTCAACCGTGAACAATTGGACGTCTATCAGGCTATTATCGAGTCGACTCAAGAAGACTACGGGAAGCTATTTTTTGTCTACGGGGCTGGAGGCACAGGCAAAACATTTTTATACCAGACAATCATTTCGAGACTACGGTCAGAGAAAAAGATAGTCCTTCCCGTTGCTTCATCTGGAATAGCAGCCCTACTCCTACCAGGCGGCAGGACTGCCCACTCCCGTTTCAATATCCCAATCGATCTAAAGGCCACATCCACCTGCCACATTACACCTGGAACTATGCTCGCAGAGTTAATAGAAAAGGCAGCTCTAATCATATGGGATGAGGCACCTATGACACACCGGCATGCTTTCGAAGCCCTCGATAAGTCCTTAAGAGACATTCTTTCTTTACATGATCCCAAAGCCAAAACTCTCCCATTCGGCGGAAAAACTGTTCTCCTAGGAGGTGATTTCAGACAGATCTTACCAGTCATCCCACAAGGCACCAGAGCTGAAATTGTCTCTGCCTCCATAAGTCATTCATATTTATGGGGATCATGCCACAAATTCACCCTCCAGAAGAATATGCGCCTAAGCGAAGATGAGAAAGAATTCTCCAACTACGTCCTCAGAGTTGGCGATGGGAACCCCCTACCTACTGAGGTCAATGAatttgatgaagatgaagaagatcagCTCATTTCTATTGACCGAACGTTGGTCGAGGAGGTCAGCTCAGATCCTCACAAACAAATTCTAGAAGCTACTTACGGGCGAACTGACCAGTGGAAAGGAACCAAACAAGACTATACAGAAAGAGCTATCCTCACACCAAGGAACGAAACGGTGGATGAGATCAATGAATACATGATATCTGAAGCTGACGGTGTTTCAAAGGAATATCTCAGTTCCGATAGCTTCGGTATAATCGACACCGACTCTGCGAACAACGAGACATTGTACCCAGTAGAGTATTTAAACTCCCTGAGCTTTCCAGGCCTGCCTGCACATAAGCTTACATTGAAAGTGGGTGCCCCTTTCATGCTCCTAAGGAATTTAAATCAGAAGAAGGGGTTATGCAACGGAACACGTCTGATTGTCACTTACCTAGGTGATCGTGTTATTAGAGGTGAAATAGTTACAGGCTCCCATATTGGACATAAAGTGGACCTTCCAAGAATCATACTATCAGAATCAGTAACTAAACATCCGTTCACTCTAGAAAGGCGGCAATTTCCGATCAGGCTATGTTACGCAATGACAATTAACAAAAGTCAGGGTCAGAGTTTGAAAGGTGTCGTGCTGTATTTGTCCAAGCCTGTTTTCACCCATGGGCAGCTCTATGTTGGTCTTTCCCGAGTTACTACCAAGTCAGGCCTCAAAATTATACAAGGAAAGGATCAAAAGATAGGAAGGGTCAAAAACATTGTCTACAAAGAAATATACAACGGTTTACCAG AATCAATATCCGATGATCACCCAGAGCAGGCTTCCCGGAATCTTCAACAACTTTCTATACCATAA